AACACTTATACAAATTACAACCAATCACTAGCAGGAGTAGAATTGCTAACACTTATACAAATTACAATCAAGCACTAACAGGAGAGCAAATTTTTGGAGGCTTCACTAAGCCCAGACAATGGGGTTCATTaaagattttcttatattaactTATAGatgtattatttattttctgcTTTGAGAAGTGAAGCATCCACATCTTTTGCAGCATGAATTAGCCATTGGAGGTAATGAATTGGAGGACGCCCATTCTCACTGATGTTCTCATATTCAATACCCCATTTGGCAAAGTTTGAGTCACCTTTTGAGATAACCTGGAACTTAGCCTTATAGGTCTTGTATTGTTCCAAAATGTGCCCTTCAATTACTTCGTAAGTGATTGACCTGTTCTCCTCATCCACTCCAATCCTCTCTTTTACAGTTTCAACTTTCCCATCTGTATAAATTTTCACCAAAGTAGATATTAAACAAAGTAATCCAGCAAAGTTAAAAGCAGTTTTTGGATCTTTTCCAGTACTAAAATTGTTTCTTAATCGATGAAGACGAAAGATACGTCAAGTGCAGGGTTGGCCTTTGTTACTCACCTATAGCataagtcaatagcttgacagAGCCTGTAGTCTTCCAATCACCTTCATGAACATCAATGCCATGCAATTTATCAGAGCAAAGACTTGGAAGCTGGTGTGCTTTGCCAGCAAAGGTGTGGAAGTACTCATCAGGATCAAACTTGATCCTTATCTCAGCCTCCAATGTTTCTGCTGTATTAGCCATAGTTCCTTCTAGCTCTACTAGTCACAAAACCACTGATCAGCTCACCTGGATCTAGTAGAATGCAAATGCTAACGTGTATGGACCTTAACCATCGGACCAACATTTATATAGGGCCAGTTCCAATTTTCCGTACATCTGTGGTAGTTGGACTATTATCTTCAATCTCTGTCAATTATCTTTTAAATTTATGCAGTTATACCATCATACCCcatattttcaaaattagacATCTCAAATTTGAATGCGCTTAAATTTGTCTTGCCATTTCTCTTTTTGAtagttgagaaaattttgtatCATCTGGAACAACTTGTAATAGGATTAGATTTATTATCTTTGATATAAGAATAGGAGGTAACATGTCACAGATTCAAGCTCAGAGGAAGATAAGTGTAGACGTATAGTAATTGGCGAAAACTCATTGTACCGTATACTTCATTATAGACAAAATTCTGTCCTTTCACCACATATTTGCGAAATGAAAGctctcataaaaaaaaaagtgatctAGTGGCTTAATTTTATGATCACACCTATTCTTTTCGGCAAATAGGCCCcaattcatcaatcaaactTTAGTCACAGGTCCTATTTTACAGATCAACCATGAGACAAAAAGCAAGACTTGGTACAATCTCATGACCAATCGCTCGAAGTTCATCAAACACAATTTCGACAACAATGAAAGCAGTAGGTACCCATTGGCCATTTCACCTCATCCTTCATGTAAAACTTTAGTCAAGAAAAAAGCTGGAGTAACATCAATCGAGCTGTTTACCTCATCGGACCTCCTTCTTCATCAATGCCAACCCATCCACCACCTGAATGAGACATTACATTACTTTGCTCATAATGCGCTCCCCACTCTAGAAATTAATATTTGACCATTTCTTCGCAATATTGCTAATTATAGTTTAGCAAAATTGCTTAGCTACAATGCTGTCCTCCAGCACCAAAAAGCATCTATAACCCCCAAATTTAGTTCTTTTTCTATCTATGAAGTATCTCTTTTTCCGACAAATAGACGACAaggttttaaatttctttactcAAGTTGGAGGGCCCAATTGACTGACAAGGATTGAATCACTATCAGACCAAATGGATGCACTACACATCCGTATAAATTTAAGCAATTTATGTGGCAAACCACATACAGTAGCAAGTAGTGGAAGGTAAAATTTGAACTCTTGACCTCCTACCCCACCAAATCTTAAAGACTATGGTAGTGACCAACAGCCCAAATGACTGTTGGTTTATTTCTATCTCAGTAGTTGTTCACCCAATATTCTAAGTACAGATTTCTCAGCCCTTTTCATgttaaaatgaaaaagaaaaaaaaaacagtaggAAGTGCTTTGTCTGTTATTATTAAGGATATAATTGTTAGCTAATCTTCTTGATAGTAAAAACTTTACTTTTTCTAGTATATATAAACATCGAATGCAGGTTGTGTTTATCAACATACTACTCTTTTATTCTTCTATTTctctaaaatttaaaaaaaaaaaaaacatatgtTTATTTGAACCAAATGCGCAAGCTATATCGCGTATTTTGCCTATACAAACAATTGAAGTATCATAAAGTACGCTTGCGGGGAACTCTAAGGAGTTATTCATCGTAGAAAAGttgtaaaataaaaatttattgaaaTATAAAGAAAAGCTCTTAATTTTTATCCTAAAACAACTTTATCATTCCAAACCCTTGGAGTGAACCAAAATATCTCAATTATTCAATTATTCCAAACCCTTGAGGACAATTGAATAATTGTTAACCAATTTGGACCAAGTATCATTACATAACTAGCATTTCCCATTGATAATTGTATTAATACTTAATTCGATTATTgattaaattatataaataacAATGAGTGTGTTCGGATAAAAGATTATTACTTTTAAATTTGTGatataatatatgtgaaataaaaaataaattaaatgatagatagacaatttgaaaaacatgtaTATAATGCTACGAAacaaaattttagaaataaatgGCAATCGAAACAGTTCTTTCTTTCACGttaatatttttcttcaattgattGCAATGGGATTGTTTGAAAGATTTATCCAATTGGCTATAATGGAGTTATTTCTTCTCCATGACTTCGTTTCCTCTCAATCTTTTGAGAAAAATCCACTTTTCGTCCTTCAACTTTGAGTTAGAGATACATTTCATCCCCAAACTTTTAGACACACCGTATTTagtatatgaattaattatttttgccacatttagtccaaaaatggtaaattggttaatttggaggaaaaaagtCATGTGTTTGGCACGTGGCCGTTAAGTAAAACCAATTTCTCAGTCAAAATTAACAGTCACGTCAGCCTTCTCCATCCAAATTGAATATTTTactgtttttggatgaaatgtggtccaaaataattaattcatatactAAATGTGGTATGTCTAAAAATTTGGGGATGAAATGTGTTCTTATCTTAAAGTTCAAGGACGAAAAGTGGATTTTTCCCCAATCATTTTGTTCAATTTGTGATTAAGAAGAGAATAATGGTGGTTGAaaatttcttagttttttttaaataagaaagtgaattaaaaaataatttttgaggTTTTTTGTTGATCCAATATTTTCTGAGTTTTACTAACGTGCATGCTATGGTCAAGTGATGATATTCCATTCAAATTGCTTGTCAATCCATCAATTATCCTTAATTAGTCAAATTTATGAACTTATGAGGATGGAATGTGTTTACATGAAACGTTAAGAatgaaattggtcaaaattataaaattataatgATAAAATGTGTTTTGACTGAAATTTTGGGGACGAAATTGCCCAACACCTCAAACAATGAGGacgaaaagtgcatttttccctaaaaataaaatgaacctTCGTTCTACCCCTTACGTTTTTGGGCTACAGTCCTTTTTAGTTATTACTATGTTGATATTCAAGATAACCGAACGTATATAGCTAGACATGTTCCTTTTGAGGAATCTAGTTTTCCCCATTCCTTGGTCCACCACCACGTCAAAAACAAACCAATTCAATCCAACTTGACTTGTTCTACCAATTCATGTTTTCAAATTCAATGGATCCTACATACATTTTTTATCACAACTACTACTCTAACCCTTCTTGTCAAAGTCAAATGAACTGACCCTATGCTACTTCGTCACGTAACCAACCAGAACAAAAACACTACTACTTTAGCAAAACTTATCTCTAAACCTTCTGTGGAGTCATCTGAACTTATCTCTAAATTGAAATATGAAGTTAGCTGACAATAAATTACTTTCACTCAATTATTACTTAACAAAATAAGTACAGTATATTGAAAATCAAGATGAGAATGTGGGGTTGGGACATCTACATTTGCTTTCTAGTATAGCGTCCATTTCACCATGTTCACATCACCTTGGGCAGTTGCCTGGAGAGTGGCTTTTACCAGCTTTTACCAAAACACAGGTCTAagtttaattgaaaaataaaagtaaatatcAAAATGCTGGAATTAAAACAAGCATGTATAAGCTGGAATCCatcaacaaaattaaaaaaaaaaaaagaataaagagatTAATTTGTTAAACTCACATAGTAATTTTCAAGGCCATAAAACTATGTTCATCCCAGATAGAGTCTGTTGATTAATCATTTGGAGTACATTACAGGCCAGTATAATTTCTTATATTTGGATAGACTAGATTTATGTAGATCCTGTGATTCAAATTTTGTCATATCATCTCACCAACTGAAGAATTGATGGTGTAGAAAATTGTATCACAAGATCAAGCATATCCAAGTTTTTACCTTCTCGGTAAACTATCATTACTTAGGGCTTGTTTGGAACCTGAATTTTTTgagagtttgtctaaaactttactgtagtgcactgtagaagtttttgtaaaaattttatagaagtttttgtaaggtgaaaaatttttttgtagaagttttttgtaagataaaaaattttgtaaggtgaatttttttttccttttttttttttctttctttttttttctttctctttctttctttttttctttttcttttctttcctctctttcttcttctttcttcctttcccctCCGCCACCCTCACTCctcctttcccttctctctccTCTGCATTTCCCCGCCACCCCCCCCCGCCAGCCCCTCTCCCCGCTGCCACGCCACCCTCCCCGCACCTTCTCTGCCCTTCCCCCTCCTCTCTGCCTCGCCCCCCCTCCCCCGCGCAGCCTTCCTCGCTGTCCCACCCCTTGCCCTGCCCCTTCCCCGCTACCCGCCATTTTCTctgccccttccccctccctctGCACGCCACCCCCTCTCCCCGCCACCCCTTCCCCCTCTGCCCCTTCTCCCGCTACCCCGCCACCCTCTCCCACTACCCCTTCCCCCGCCACCCCCGCTGCCCCTTCCTCCTTCCCTCACCAGCTCAAAGGAAGACGTCCCATCACTACAaatttggtcatcagtgacaactgaTTATTATCACAGAAAAtgtaaaagtcgtcactaacGTGTTTTACTGACAACATTTTAGTTGTCACAAAGTCGTCAGTGAATCTCTGTCGGTAAAGGTACACAGTCACAACATTAAATGTCGTCAGTAAATGTTATTCATTAGTGACaatattttttgtcaataataaATACATATATAGTGACGACATTTCACCTTATCAATGATGCTCGTAGTAGTGTCGTCAGTAAAATCCTTTTCATAGTTGCCGTTGGTATTGATTGGTTACTCACAACTCTTTAGAGTCGTCACTAAAAATGGCTCTTTACTGACAACATTTATCATCACTATATACCTTTTTGTTATACACCCTatttagtgacaactttttgtTGTTAGTGGAGAAATCTGATTAGTAACAATATATTGTCACTATGAAACCTGATACAAACGATTGTCCTAAAAGCAACCAATCCAACAATACATCAAATTAGAACCATATAAGGCCTGCTAATTAATATCTAAAAGCATCCATTATACTAAAAAGGAATCCAACAATTCATCAAATCAAAAGAACCATAAAAGGCCTGCTAATTAATAGCTAAAAGCATCCATTATGCTACAAAGGACCAAAATATAATGTTTAAGTTCAATGTCATCCTACAAATACTACAATAGAAGTGGTACTGTGTAACCCAAATTGTTCATGCAAAGTCAATCAAGTTTACAAAAAGCATCCGAGCCTCAAAAGTCATAAAAACTTCCAAAACACTTCACGAGCCAAAAAAGAAGCTTTATCTTCATCCTTCTTGAGTCCACTTAGTAGCTGTGAATTTTGCACAAAATCTGACATAGTAGCATTTGTCTGCATAAAGTAGTATAACAATAGTAAGTAACAAGcattttgaaaaggaaaaaaatcttagATTTACTTATCACAAACTCAAATAATGAGTAGGAAATTattaaggaaaagaataaagaaGGTGAAGAATTGTCATAACAAGAACAATATCCCAAATGAACTCAAAAGTTAGCTATTAAAGTATTAGTAatgtgtatacactatcataaTGACATGTGTGcatttttcaaattcattttgcatagttgtcaatAATCCAACGTTCACTAAAGATTAATCCTTAAAGTATTAGTAATGTCAATAACTTATTTATATTCTATATGTTCTACTGAAGACAAAGGATTGTTACTTATAAAAATTAGCCATGGATAACATAAAACAATGATTCGCTGCAAATTGCTGTGCTACAATAACTTGATTAAGTTCATTCTTCAACCCGTAAAAggttattttaaattagctTACTACCCAAAATTAAACCATCTATATAAATGCCCTCATTAAGTCAATTGGGCAGAAAATTATGTCCATGATTCATATTGCACTTGATTTGTACTATTACAAATC
This portion of the Coffea eugenioides isolate CCC68of chromosome 11, Ceug_1.0, whole genome shotgun sequence genome encodes:
- the LOC113751271 gene encoding MLP-like protein 34 encodes the protein MANTAETLEAEIRIKFDPDEYFHTFAGKAHQLPSLCSDKLHGIDVHEGDWKTTGSVKLLTYAIDGKVETVKERIGVDEENRSITYEVIEGHILEQYKTYKAKFQVISKGDSNFAKWGIEYENISENGRPPIHYLQWLIHAAKDVDASLLKAENK